The Salvelinus fontinalis isolate EN_2023a chromosome 13, ASM2944872v1, whole genome shotgun sequence DNA segment agaccgagtctgcgtctctcacatggttaGGCCGACCATTCCATATAATGGAggtctataggagaaagccctgcctccagctgtttgcttagaaattctagggacaattaggaggtctGCGTCTTGTggccgtagcgtacgtgtaggtatgtacggcaggaccaactcggagagataggtaggagcaagcacatgtaacgctttgtaggttaacagtaaaaccttgaaatcggcccttatctatcctgttgctatgtcactttacccctacctatatgtactgtacatagctaccttagttacctcgtacccctgtacatcaactcggtactggtactccctgtattagccatgttattttttactcgttattcactgtgtatttattcctcgtgtttcTATTTCAATGTTTTatcttaactctgcattgttggaaaagacCCTCCCTGTAAGTAAATATTTCACTGTTAGGactctattcaatcagatctgCTTTAGCGGACATCTGTATAGTGGTTGTTTTGGCGGTGCCGGAGGTGGAACtgcattagagctgtcaaatccacaagtggctcccggcgttataaactcagcaaaaaaggaaacgtccctttttcaggaccctgtctttcaaagataattcgtaaaaaatctaaataacttctcATGCTTGTGCAATGAAccacaaacaattaatgaacatgtacctgtggaacggtcaataagacactaacagcttacagacagtagacaattaaggtcacagttatgaaaacttaggacactaaagagacctttctactgactccaaaagaaagatgcccagggttcctgctcatctgcatgaacgtgccttaggcatgttgcaaggaggcatgaggactgcagatgtggccagggcaatatattgcaatgttcgtactgtgagacgcctaagacagcgctacagggagacaggacggacagctgatcgtccttgcagtggcagaccacgtgtaacaacatctgcagaggatcggtacatccgaacatcacacctgcgggacaggtacaggatggcaacaacagctgcccaagttacaccaggaacgcacaatccctccatcagtgctcagactgtccgcaataggctgagagaggctggactgaggggttgtaggcctgttgtaaggcaggtcctcaccagacatcaccggcaacaacgttgcctatgggcacaaacccaccgtcgctggaccagacaggactggcaaaaagtgctcttcactgacgagttgcggttttgtctcaccaggggtgatggtgagATTTGCGTTTATTGTTGagggaatgagtgttacaccaaggcctgtactctggagcggaatcgatttggaggtggagggtccgtcatggtctggggcgttgtgtcacagcatcatcggactgagcttgttgtcattgcaggcaatctcaacgatgtgcgttacagggaagacatcctcctccctcatgtggtacccttcctacaggctcatcctgacatgaccctccagcatgacaatgccaccagccatactgcttgttctgtgcgtgatttcctgcaagacaggaatgtcagtgttctgccatgtccagcgacgagcccggatctcaataccattgagcacgtctaggacctgttggatcggaaggtgagggcattccccccagaaatgtccgggaacttgcaggtgccttggtggaagagtggggtaacatctcacagcaagaactggcaaatctggctGTGAGATTattaaatttctgttagtcacatgtctgtagaacttgttcagtttatttctcagttgttgaatcttatgttcatacaaatatttacacatgttaagtttgctgaaaataaacgtagtgagaggacgtttctttttttgctgagtttacatacagtatagcagACATTACCATTGGCTGCACGGAGTCGTATTAACAGAAaccccatgcagccttgtttatcAATTTGAAACGTGAGATGTAATTTACACCTCTAttaggatgatatatgtaatttacacctccattaggatgatagatgtaatctacacctccattaggatgatagaaacCCACATTATTTATTTTCATGATTTTTCAATTTATTTGAGCGTAATTATTTCTATATTGCCTATACTTTCGCGTTCTGAATTTCTAATTTGAGAGGGGGGTGTGGCTTTGTGACAACGATCACAAGAGGAGCTGAtcaccgatttgacagctccaacacaGTTCCACCTCCAAAACACTCACTATGTGGCTGTCTGCTATCTCCGGTAACTCTTAATCTGATTGAATCGAGGCCTTAGTCTACACGAAACATTTGACAAATTAATTGTATTTGATTTGACCTTATCCTGTTCTCGTGTAAGATTTGAAAAACTCAGAGATAGTGACACTGAGGAACCTGACCAAGGAGAGTGCTGGGGTGTATAAATGTACCGCCAGCAACGATGTGGGAGAGGAGAGCTGCACCGTAGAGGTCAAGATGCACTGTGAGTAACCCAGGCTATAACCAACACCCAcgtacacactgtctcatattaGAACCCCATTAAGGTTACCAAAGATGATCTGTAGGACAGTATTAGCTATCCCTTTCTTCCAGCCTGTGAACAATGTTTATCTTTGTGTACATTTTAGATGTGCGGGGCATGGGTGTGGTGGCGGGCGCTGTGGTGGGCGTGTCCTTCGGTGTCCTCCTCATCATTCTCATTATTTGGCTGGTGTTCcgcaagaaggagaagaagaaataCGAGGAGGAGGAGACCCCTAACGagatcaggtacacacacacacacaatcacatacacacgcgcatcacacacgcacacacacacacacacacacacatactttcacACACAATCATCCTCAAACACACAGATTTAGGTTAGTTAAGGTGATTTGCAGATAGTCAAAAACACAGAACATATTGAATCAAAAATAACAAAAAGTAAATACATAAACAGATGGGGTGGGAACAAACCTCACCTAGTTGGTACAAAAAGGGACTTGACTTCACTCTCAGTGCCTGTGTAGCATCCTCTCTCCAGCCTGTGTAGCATCCTCTCTCCAGCCTGTGTAGCATCCCTTCTCCAGCCTGTGTAGCATCCCTTCTCCAGCATGTGTAGCATCCCTTCTCCAGCCTGTGTAGCATCCCTTCTCCAGCCTGTGTAGCATCCCTTCTCCAGCCTGTGTAGCATCCCTTCTCCAGCCTGTGTAGCATCCCTTCTCCAGCCTGTATAGCATCCCTTCTCCAGCCTATGTATCATCCCTTCTCCAGCCTGTGTAGCATCCTCTCTCCAGCCTGTGTAGCATCCCTTCTCCAGCCTGTGTAGCATCCCTTCTCCAGTCTGTGTAGCATCCTCTCTCCAGCCTGTGTAGCATCCCTTCTCCAGCCTGTGTAGCATCCCTTCTCCAGCCTGTGTAGCATCCCTTCTCCAGCATGTGTAGCATCCCTTCTCCAGCCTGTGTAGCATCCCTTCTCCAGCCTGTGTAGCATCCCTTCTCCAGCCTGTGTAGCATCCCTTCTCCAGCCTGTGTAGCATCCCTTCTCCAGCCTATGTATCATCACTTCTCCAGCCTGTGTAGCATCCTCTCTCCAGCCTGTGTAGCATCCCTTCTCCTGCCTGTGTAGCATCCCTTCTCCAGCCTGTGTAGCATCCCCTCTCCAGCCTGAGTAGCATCCCCTCTCCAGCCTGAGTATACCAGCCCCTTTCCTCCCCATCCCTCAGAGCAGGTTCCTCACCTCTTATAGCAGGTTCCCAACCCTCAGACCAGGTCCCTCACCTCTCAGAGCAGGTTACCAACCATCAGAGCAGGTTCCTTACCTCTCAGAGCAGGTCCCTTACTTCTCAGAGCAGGTTCTTCACCTCTCAGAGCAGGTCCCTTACTTCTCAGAGCAGGTTTCTCACCTCTCAAGAGCAGGTTCCTCACTTCTCAGAGCAGGTTCCTCACCTCTCAAGAGCAGGTTCCTCAACTCCCAGAGCAGGATCCTCTCTCCAGCCTGTGTATACACTCCCCTTTCCTCCCCATCCAGCAGAGCAGGTTGCTCCCCATCCCTCAGAGCAGGTTCCTCCCCATCCCTCAGAGCAGGTTCCTCCCCATCCCTCGGAGCAGGTTCCTCCTCATCCCTCGGAGCAGGTTCCTCCTCATCCCTCGGAGCAGGTTCCTCCCCATCCCTCGGAGCAGGTTCCTCCCCATCCCTCGGAGCAGGTTCCTCCCCATCCCTCGGAGCAGGTTCCTCCCCATCCCCCGGAGCAGGTTCCTCCCCATCCCCCGGAGCAGGTTCCTCCCCATCCCTCGGAGCAGGTTCCTCCCCATCCCTCGGAGCAGGTTCCTCCCCATCCCTCGGAGCAGGTTCCTCCCCATCCCTCGGAGCAGGTTCCTCCCCATCCCTCGGAGCAGGTTCCTCCCCATCCCTCGGAGCAGGTTCCTCCCCATCCCTCGGAGCAGGTTCCTCCCCATCCCTCGGAGCAGGTTCCTCCCCATCCCTCGGAGCAGGTTCCTCCCCATCCCTCGGAGCAGGTTCCTCCCCATCCCTCGGAGCAGGTTCCTCCCCATCCCTCGGAGCAGGTTCCTCCCCATCCCTCGAAGCAGGTTCCTCCCCATCCCTCAGAGCAGGTTCCTCCTCATCGCTCAGAGCAGGTTCCTCCCCATCCCTCAGAACAGGTTCCTCCCCATCCCTCAGAACAGGTTCCTCCTCATCCCTCAGAGCAGGTTCCTCCCCATCCCTCGGAGCAGGTTCCTCCCCATCCCTCGGAGCAGGTTACTTGCCATCCCTCGGAGCAAGTTCCCAGCGTCCTAAATTATGTCTGATAATGCTGCCTGCTGGCAGTGCTTGTTACAACAGCAGCTATTTTTTGGCGATAGCGGAGCCAGTGTCGGGCTGAATTCTGCAGGCACATGGGGATGGCTGAGCACCAATAATGGAGTGGAGTGGCATAGCAAGGGGAAGAGTCGCGTAGCAGACAGTCACTTCGGTCCTGTTGACATATGGAGCATTAGCGGtgatacatatatacacacacagtctgatatCAAACTGATGTTTAATTAGAGAAGGTGAGGGGTTGCTAATGAAGTAGTGACAATTAAGTGCATGTCGATGAGGTGCTGTCCTTACCTGACCTAACTAGGGTTCATTGTAAGAAGGGGATACCATGTATTTGGCCAGCTACTGCAAAGAACACACCAGTTTTATATGAAGACGTACAAGTTCATAATGTTCTATGGATGCAGACATACACTACCggccaaaagttttagaacacctactcattcaatgttgttttttaaactattttctacattgtagaataatagtgaagacatcaaaactatgaaatagcacaaatggaatcatgtagtaaccaaaaaaagtgttaaacaaatcaaaatatattttcttttgagattcttaaaatagCCACACTTTgtcttgataacagctttgcacactcgggtcattctctcaaccagcttcacctggaatgcttttccaaaagtcttgaaggagttcctacatatgctgagcacttgttggctgcttttccttcactctgtggtccgactcatcccaaaccatctcaatttggttgaggtcgggggattgtggaggccaggtcatctgatgcagcactccatcactctccttatatGCTGGTTaggtgtgtcttgaattctaaataaatcacagacagtgtcaccagcaaagcacccccacaccataacaccttctcctccatactttacggtgggaaatacacatgcacacatgcagagatcatccgttcacccacattgtgtctcacaaagacacggcagttggaaccaaaaatctccaatttcgactccagaccaaaggacacatttccaccggtctaatgtccattgctcgtgtttcttggcccaagcaagtctcttcttatcattggtgtcctttagtagtggtttccagaggtgggaccaagtcattgttttacaagtcacaagtaagtctcaagtcttagcactcaagtcccaagtcaagtcaaAACAGGCAAGTctaagtcaagtctcaagtcaagagcgtcaagtatcaagtcaagtGTCAAGTCCtaactttgagtttcgagtcctaaacaagtcataatgtgctcttcaccaaatgtaataccatttcatatttttaacaagagtaatggTACATTACAGTtccgcaaatcatgaatgcttttaaaaatatctatatatttattactttccaaataaacattatatttccatggaaatacatggatAGCCATGAAAAAGACACCTCCCCCCAATAGTGATCGACTATCGAGGATCGCTATGGGGCgcaatcgggcgatgtaggcttgtacacaatcgcccaaccttatcacacacactctctctctgtgtggttacagtaggctaacgtatgtcaatggttttaggaacagcagtaacatcaggcaggatttaggctaccaactgcctagccagttgtagctcaatcttgggtgcaatgatcacgttcccgcactgactgactgtgtggaggctcattgatttaatgtTACATGATACACcagtaaagtaataaaatatatagctgtcggctatattagccacaaCTTACAGTTATTTGTgtagcttcaaatgtcgaacaaagttggaaattgttACGCCTCCAGCTGTAATTTTCTTCCTGCAttttttgcaagttgcaatctgtTTTTTATTGATACAGCATcgtctttatatccgaaaataataatttggggtgtcatctttccaagggctctgtcacggccgttgaaagaacttgaccaaagcgcagcgtggtgaagtgatgacgccgacaaaacaataaacaataccaaacaaccgtgaagcttaaggctaagtgctaagttaacttcccacaaagacaggtggggaaaagggctacctaagtatggttctcaatcagagacaacgatagacagctgtccctgattgagaaccctacccagccaaaacatagaaatacaaataatagaacatagaatacccaccccaaatcacaccctgaccaaaccaaatagagacaaaaAGAATCTctaaggtcaaggcgtgacagtacccccctcccaaaggtgcggactccggccgcaaaacctgaacctataggggagggtctgggtgggcatctatccgcggtggcagctcaggtgcgggacgcagaccccgctccaccactggctcacccactttggtggcacctctggactagggaccctcgttgcgggccccggactgagcaccctcgttgcgggccccggactgggcaccctcgttgcgggccccggactgggcaccgtctctgggggccccggactggagaccctCGCTGGGGGACCCGGACTGGAGacagtcgctggaggctccggactggaaaaccttgctggaggctccggactggagaccgtcgctgaaggctccatgccatgactcctcactggaggctccgtgccatgactcctcactggaggctcatgccatggatcatcactggaggctccgtgccatggatcatcactggaggcttcgtgccaaggatcatcactggaggcttcgtgccatggatcatcactggaggcttcgtgccatggatcatcactggaggcttcgtgccatggatcatcactggaggcttcgtgccatggatcatcactggaggcttcgtgccatggatcatcactggaggcttcgtgccatggatcattactggagtgaggagactgaggagtatgggcagtctggtacgtggagctgccacagggctcaccaggctggggagacatacaggaggattAGTTCttggcgcaggcacaggactcaccaggctggagagacatacaaGAGGCCCTGTCCTTGGCAGAGGCACCGggtacactgggccgtggaggcgcactggaggtctcgagcttgGAGCCTACACAATTCGTCCTGGCTGGGTGGTTATCTTCACCCTGCAAATGTGGggtgctggcacaggacgcactgggctgtgcagacgtaccggagacacagtgcgcagagctggcgcaggatatactaggccgaggaggcgcactgaaggtctggagagcagggctggcacaaccactcctggctggatgctcaccctagctcggcagatgcggggagctggaatgtagcgcaccgggctaagaacgcgtactggagacaccgtgcgctccaccgcataacacggtgcctgaccagtacgacgctcgccacggtaagcacggggagttggctcaggtctccaacctgactcagccaaactccccgtgtgttgggggggctgcctctcgggcttccttgctagccgtgttccctcgtaacgctgccgctctgctttcgctgcctccagttcctcccgtggacggcgatactccccagcctgcctccagggtcccttaccatccagtatctcctcccatgtccatttctccagaTAGCGCTGCTcccccttaccacgctgcttggtcccttggtggtgggaagttctgtcacggccgttcaggctccatctgaattcactcGCCGAcattcctctgcactgccacgcacaactttttctcagctggcacaatttgattggctgctgtccgattcaaactgtaatccattaaatgaagagttgatgcgctgcacactttctaaaatatttgggcttggggagggtatcaagtcaggtcgagtcataaggctcaagtccaagtcaagtcacgagtcattggtgttaaagtcaaagtcgagttgcaagtcatcatatttgtgacttgagtctgactcgagtccaagtcatgtgactcgagtccacacctctggtggtttctttgcagcaattcgaccatgaaggcctgattcacacagtctcctctgaacagttgatgttgagatgtgtctgttacttgaactctgtgaagcatttatttgggctgcaatttctgaggctggtaactctaatgaacttatcttcggcagcagaggtaactctgggtcttccattcctgtggcggtcctcatgagagacagtttcatcatagcgcttgatggttgaCTGaatttcatgtcttaaagtaatgatggactgtcatttctctttgcttatttgagctgttcttgccaaaatatagacttttaccaaatagggctatcttctgtatacccccctaccttgtcacaacacataaattccacaaattaacttttaagaagacacacctgttaattgaaatgcattccaggtgactaccacatgaagcttgttgagagaatgccaagagtgtgaaaagctgtcatcaaggcaaagggtggttatttgaagaataacacttgtttggttacatgattccatatgtgttatttcatagttttgatgtcctcactattattctacaatgtagaaaatagtaaaaataaagaaaaaccaaagagtaggtgttctaaaacttttgaccagtagtgtacgtGTTGTGCATTATAATGTGTTATGCATGCATTTAAACCATTATAGATGTGCTTATAATGCACTCACTGTGCATTATGCCGAAGGTTGTCATTTCATTAATATTATCTTGTTTCATTGAGTGACATCCTTCGATGTCCTGAGCCacatgtctttgtctctgtctcaggGAGGACGCGGAGGCTCCCAAAGCCAAACTGGTGAAGCCCAATTCTCTCTCCTCGTCCCGTTCTGGAAGCTCCCGCTCGGGCACCTCCTCCACCCAGTCCATGGTCCACACCACTGCCCCCCGGGGGCCCCGCGCCCGCGTTCCTGACGTCGCCGCCCTCAAGGAGAACGGCCAGCCCCCCAGCTTCCCCCAACAGCCCCCTGCCTACACACAGGTGGTCCCCAAGACCCCTGAGCCCCGCACAGCCCCGGCCAAGCTCAGCCCTCCCCCCAAGCTAAGCCCCGGGAACCTGGCCCGCATGGGAGCAACGCCGGTCATGATCCCTGCCCAGACCCAGGCCTTCCAGActgtgtaggagggagggaggggagggagtagTGGAGGGAGTAGACGCAGACAGACACAAGAAGCCCCAGTACAAAGCTGATAGCAACCCCCAACCTGCCCCCAGAAACGCTGTGAAAACCAGCCATATCATCAACTAAAAGTATAATTGAGTGCATTCTACGAAGGGAAGACTTTCGTAAGAGGTTTTGTctcctgtacaaacaatagagaGCGAAATCTTTTGTTCGCATGACATCCCATGACAACAGAACATTCATTGTGTTTTTGCCTGATTTTGCTGACGAGGTCAGTGATGTGTATCATACTCTGATGAGGTCAGTGATGTGCATCATACTCTGACGAGGTCAGTGATGTACATCATACTCTGACGAGGTCAGTGATGTGTATCATACTCTGACGAGGTCAGTGATGTGTATCATACTCTGATGAGGTCAGTGATGTGCATCATACTCTGACGAGGTCAGTGATGTACATCATACTCTGACGAGGTCAGTGATGTGTATCATACTCTGACGAGGTCAGTGATGTGCATCATACTCTGACGAGGTCAGTGATGTGCATCATACTCTGACGAGGTCAGTGATGTACATCATACTCTGACGAGGTCAGTGATGTGTATCATACTCTGACGAGGTCAGTGATGTGCATCATACTCTGACGAGGTCAGTGATGTGTATCATACTCTGACGAGGTCAGTGATGTGTATCATACTCCGACGAGGTCAGTGATTGCTCCTCTTCTTCCAGTATGATGCACAAGGGAGGACCCTGTGTAGAGCTGAGGTATTTTTAAACCAAACCGACAGAGCCATGAAAGCGGAACGGGCTATGGacaaagggaaggagggagtaaGAGCAAATAGAGGActggaaaagagcaaacaaaggaGATACACAGGCTGCATAGCTCACCAGAGATCAGGCGAGGGTGTCTGGCTGTCTCATGACACCTGATACCTGCTACCAACCAGGTCAAACCAGACGGCAGGACAAGACAAAGACAGAAAAAAGACAAAGAGAAAAAAATTAAAACGGAAAAAGTAAACCTCTCTCTGGACTTGTCCGAGCACCACACCTACGACACTCACACACTCCGCCACACCGAGCCAATCAATATCTCCCAGGCTTCTTTGCTGGCATCACAGACCTCCATGTATTCTCCTCCGGGATACCCGCCAAGGCCAGCAGGCAAGGTGATTGGTTTAGTAAGGAAGGGGGTGCAGGGGGTGCACCGATCGATTGACACACCAATGAGAGTGGATGAAATTTTGATGCTGATACAAGAGGGATGTTTGCCTGTGATTGTACAAAGATGATATAGCTTAAGTAAGAGACTCCACCTAGACACGTCACCTGTCATCCTATACACCTGCACATGGGTCACTCGCAGCAATCAGAAAGATATTGGTATTGATTTCCCATGTTTCCTGTGCATCCAGCACTATACACTCAACAAGTCTGGACTTATGTAACGTTATCTTCCCATGTTCATGGACAGCGTCAATTAAGGCCATAGGAATATGTGACTTTGTGGTCATCATAGGGGATTATTAATGGCTGTAATATGTATTGCTGTTGTCTAATATTCTATGTTTCCTTTTTTCTATTTCATTTATTTCAGATTCCTTCAGAATGTTTAAAGATTGTTATTAAAGGGGTGAACTTAAGCCCTATCAATAAAGTGCCACTGTTGATGTTTGTTGAAGATGGTTAATGGCATTTCTGTTTGTGTTGTGTTAATAACATTTCCATTCATCCAAAATGATTGAACTAACATATGAATGTGTTCTATGCCATGCAGTATATAAAGGGCTGGATTCAATTTGTATCGCCAAAGTAACGTGCAAGATCTACGTTATAGCTCCatttaaatttaaaggcaatgttcccacgtTCGCGGAGACCGCATTCACAGTCGGCTGAATCGAAAATGACCTTAACATTTTAAATACCTCCGCGATATAGCTGGATTCCAGCCCAAAATCATTGGATGAATCCTTGTTTTTTAATGAGCAGAGATTTGCAACAATAAATTGAATCCCCTGCAGTTGAACTGTGTCTGAAAAAAACCAAATATATTCTGTATTAAGAGAAAATGAGCAAAGGGCCATACACATCATAATA contains these protein-coding regions:
- the LOC129868161 gene encoding CXADR-like membrane protein isoform X2, translating into MKRVVGDNATLPCHHQFWAGDAPTLDIEWLLLKPSSKQRVVITYFAGRVYDPNEAEAGRLSLAGDYLKGDASLLISDLSLGDSGEYSCKVKNGGKYQWSTINLIVQVKPSKPRCWMEGRLLEGSDVKMSCKSTDGSDPINYKWERLLDKGKYVGKLPPLALIDLKNSEIVTLRNLTKESAGVYKCTASNDVGEESCTVEVKMHYVRGMGVVAGAVVGVSFGVLLIILIIWLVFRKKEKKKYEEEETPNEIREDAEAPKAKLVKPNSLSSSRSGSSRSGTSSTQSMVHTTAPRGPRARVPDVAALKENGQPPSFPQQPPAYTQVVPKTPEPRTAPAKLSPPPKLSPGNLARMGATPVMIPAQTQAFQTV
- the LOC129868161 gene encoding CXADR-like membrane protein isoform X1 — protein: MSGSFPTLFLVLLGVLTACAQTEMKRVVGDNATLPCHHQFWAGDAPTLDIEWLLLKPSSKQRVVITYFAGRVYDPNEAEAGRLSLAGDYLKGDASLLISDLSLGDSGEYSCKVKNGGKYQWSTINLIVQVKPSKPRCWMEGRLLEGSDVKMSCKSTDGSDPINYKWERLLDKGKYVGKLPPLALIDLKNSEIVTLRNLTKESAGVYKCTASNDVGEESCTVEVKMHYVRGMGVVAGAVVGVSFGVLLIILIIWLVFRKKEKKKYEEEETPNEIREDAEAPKAKLVKPNSLSSSRSGSSRSGTSSTQSMVHTTAPRGPRARVPDVAALKENGQPPSFPQQPPAYTQVVPKTPEPRTAPAKLSPPPKLSPGNLARMGATPVMIPAQTQAFQTV